In Panicum virgatum strain AP13 chromosome 4N, P.virgatum_v5, whole genome shotgun sequence, a single window of DNA contains:
- the LOC120669652 gene encoding benzaldehyde dehydrogenase, mitochondrial-like: MARRAASSLVSRYLLASRAASAGAAPAVPSALRGPDGTRGLLPGVLQRFSTAAAAEEPISPPVQVNYTKLLINGNFVDSASGKTFPTLDPRTGEVIAHVAEADAEDVNRAVAAARKAFDEGPWPKMTAYERSRILLRFADLIEMHNDEIAALETWDNGKPYEQAAQIEVPMVARLMRYYAGWADKIHGLVVPADGPHHVQVLHEPIGVAGQIIPWNFPLLMFAWKVGPALACGNTLVLKTAEQTPLSALYISKLLHEAGLPEGVVNVVSGFGPTAGAALASHMDVDKLAFTGSTDTGKIVLELAARSNLKPVTLELGGKSPFVIMDDADVDHAVELAHFALFFNQGQCCCAGSRTFVHERIYDEFVEKAKARALKRVVGDPFRKGVEQGPQIDDEQFNKILRYIRSGVDSGATLVTGGDRLGDKGFYIQPTIFSDVQDGMKIAQEEIFGPVQSILKFKDLNEVIKRANASQYGLAAGVFTKSLDTANTLTRALRVGTVWVNCFDVFDAGIPFGGYKQSGIGREKGVDSLKNYLQVKAVVTHIKNAAWL; the protein is encoded by the exons ATGGCACGGAGGGCCGCCTCCTCGCTCGTCTCCCGCTACCTGCTCGCCAGCAGGGCCGCCTCTGCCGGTGCCGCGCCGGCTGTCCCCTCTGCGCTGCGCGGACCAG ATGGGACGCGCGGACTGTTGCCAGGGGTCCTTCAAAGGTTCagcactgcagcagcagcagaggagccCATCTCGCCCCCAGTCCAAGTGAACTACACAAAGCTCCTCATCAATGGCAACTTTGTTGATTCCGCATCCG GCAAGACCTTCCCAACACTGGACCCTCGTACAGGGGAGGTAATTGCTCATGTGGCTGAAGCTGATGCAGAGGATGTTAACCGTGCTGTCGCTGCAGCACGCAAGGCTTTTGATGAGGGGCCGTGGCCGAAGATGACTGCATAT GAGAGGTCCCGTATCCTGCTACGGTTTGCTGATTTGATCGAGATGCACAATGATGAGATTGCTGCTTTGGAGACATGGGACAATGGGAAGCCATATGAACAAGCTGCCCAAATTGAAGTACCGATGGTGGCCCGTCTTATGCGTTACTATGCTG GTTGGGCTGATAAGATCCATGGGCTCGTTGTGCCGGCTGACGGACCACACCATGTACAGGTATTGCACGAGCCAATTGGCGTTGCAGGTCAGATCATCCCATGGAACTTCCCACTGCTGATGTTTGCCTGGAAAGTTGGGCCTGCTTTGGCATGCGGGAACACTCTTGTGCTCAAGACTGCTGAACAAACTCCTCTTTCGGCCTTGTACATCTCCAAGTTGTTGCATGAG GCTGGACTCCCTGAGGGTGTCGTGAATGTTGTCTCTGGTTTTGGTCCTACTGCTGGTGCTGCTCTTGCTAGTCACATGGACGTTGATAAG CTTGCATTCACTGGATCCACCGACACCGGAAAAATTGTACTTGAGTTGGCAGCAAGGAGCAACCTTAAACCAGTGACACTGGAGTTAGGAGGCAAGTCACCTTTTGTTATCATGGACGATGCCGATGTTGACCATGCTGTTGAGCTTGCACACTTTGCCCTATTCTTTAACCAG GGACAATGCTGCTGTGCTGGATCTCGCACGTTTGTACATGAGCGTATTTATGATGAGTTTGTGGAGAAGGCCAAAGCTCGTGCATTGAAGCGTGTTGTTGGTGATCCATTCAGGAAAGGTGTAGAACAGGGCCCTCAG ATTGacgatgagcaattcaacaagaTCTTGCGCTACATTAGGTCTGGTGTCGACAGTGGAGCTACCCTTGTGACAGGTGGTGATAGGTTGGGTGACAAAGGTTTCTACATCCAGCCAACGATTTTCTCAGATGTGCAG gacGGCATGAAGATTGCTCAAGAGGAGATATTCGGGCCCGTTCAGTCGATCTTGAAATTCAA AGATCTGAATGAGGTTATTAAGAGGGCAAATGCGAGCCAATATGGATTGGCTGCCGGTGTGTTCACCAAGAGCTTGGACACGGCCAACACCCTGACACGCGCTCTCAGGGTCGGTACCGTCTGGGTGAACTGCTTCGACGTCTTTGACGCCGGGATTCCCTTCGGCGGGTACAAGCAGAGCGGCATCGGGAGGGAGAAGGGCGTCGACAGCCTGAAGAACTACCTGCAAGTGAAGGCCGTCGTCACACATATCAAGAACGCCGCATGGTTGTAG